From a single bacterium genomic region:
- a CDS encoding phosphoribosylanthranilate isomerase: MPKIKICGLREKGDVELAIKLGVDALGFIFYKGSPRFIEPERAKEIIKEISPFTTTVGVFVDTDIQEIKKIVAYCGIDIVQLHGDEPFSYCLEFPRVIKAFRIEGDKDIEKIEKYRGITWLIDKKEKPHWEIGKQLAKKGRVILSGGLNPENIREAIEIVSPYAVDVSSGIEENPAKKDHKKMEDFVI, from the coding sequence ATGCCAAAGATTAAAATATGTGGGTTAAGAGAGAAAGGGGATGTAGAGCTTGCGATAAAACTTGGCGTAGATGCCTTAGGTTTTATATTTTATAAAGGCTCTCCAAGGTTTATAGAGCCAGAAAGGGCAAAAGAAATAATAAAAGAAATTTCTCCATTTACCACAACGGTTGGCGTCTTTGTTGATACTGACATCCAAGAGATAAAAAAGATTGTGGCATATTGCGGAATAGATATTGTCCAATTACATGGAGATGAGCCATTTTCCTATTGCCTTGAATTTCCCAGGGTTATTAAGGCATTTAGGATAGAGGGCGATAAAGATATAGAAAAGATAGAGAAATACAGAGGGATAACCTGGCTTATTGATAAAAAAGAAAAGCCCCATTGGGAAATTGGAAAGCAATTAGCAAAAAAGGGAAGGGTTATTTTATCGGGTGGGCTTAACCCAGAAAATATCAGAGAGGCAATAGAAATTGTTTCACCCTATGCGGTTGATGTAAGCTCAGGGATTGAGGAAAACCCAGCGAAAAAAGACCATAAGAAGATGGAGGACTTTGTAATA